In Simplicispira sp. 125, one DNA window encodes the following:
- a CDS encoding TfoX/Sxy family protein gives MPARPIADATLHLINAVRAFLARRDDVDERTLFGSYCFFVDGKLCIGVKGDELLLRLPPERHGEFQEMQNTRELSPGGGMQGYFWVEPNGYATRAQWIFWLEEALAYNPQAKATPPRKKAPGAGTKKKTSAQPARRRHSIFDAED, from the coding sequence ATGCCCGCCCGCCCCATTGCCGACGCAACGCTGCACCTGATCAACGCCGTGCGCGCTTTTCTGGCGCGGCGCGACGATGTGGACGAGCGCACCCTGTTCGGCAGCTACTGCTTCTTCGTGGACGGCAAGCTGTGCATCGGCGTCAAGGGCGATGAGTTGCTGCTGCGCCTACCGCCCGAGCGGCATGGCGAGTTCCAGGAGATGCAGAACACGCGCGAACTCTCGCCTGGTGGCGGCATGCAGGGCTACTTCTGGGTCGAACCCAACGGCTACGCCACGCGCGCGCAGTGGATCTTCTGGCTGGAAGAAGCCCTGGCTTACAACCCCCAGGCCAAGGCCACGCCGCCGCGCAAGAAAGCGCCCGGCGCAGGCACAAAGAAGAAAACCAGCGCCCAGCCGGCCCGCAGAAGACACAGCATCTTCGACGCCGAAGACTGA
- a CDS encoding acyl-CoA dehydrogenase family protein, whose product MDFELTEDQRAFADTARQFAQAELAPHAAQWDAEAIFPKDAIAKAGELGFCGLYAPENAGGLALPRLDATLVFEEMAAIDPSTTAFITIHNMATWMLGTWATPAVRDHWGPLLTTGEKLASYCLTEPGAGSDAASLKTRADRVGDEYVINGSKAFISGAGATDVLVLMARTGDAQSGAHGISAFAVPANTPGISYGKKEHKMGWNSQPTRTISFDNVRIPVDHLLGSEGEGFKIAMKGLDGGRINIATCSVGAAQGALAQAQAYMQERKQFGKSLASFQALQFKLADMATELVAARQMVRLAASKLDAGDPDASTYCAMAKRFATDAGFTVCNEALQLHGGYGYIREYPLERLLRDARVHQILEGTNEIMRVIIARRMLESDAPDAIR is encoded by the coding sequence ATGGACTTTGAACTGACCGAAGACCAGCGTGCCTTTGCCGACACGGCGCGCCAATTTGCCCAGGCCGAACTCGCGCCCCACGCCGCACAATGGGACGCCGAAGCCATCTTCCCCAAAGACGCGATTGCCAAGGCGGGCGAACTGGGCTTTTGCGGGCTCTATGCCCCTGAGAACGCCGGTGGCCTCGCCCTGCCCCGCCTCGACGCCACGCTGGTGTTTGAGGAAATGGCCGCCATCGACCCCAGCACCACCGCCTTCATCACCATCCACAACATGGCCACCTGGATGCTGGGCACCTGGGCCACCCCAGCGGTGCGCGACCACTGGGGCCCGCTGCTGACCACGGGCGAAAAACTCGCGTCCTACTGCCTGACCGAACCTGGCGCGGGCTCGGACGCGGCATCGCTCAAGACACGGGCCGATCGGGTGGGCGATGAATACGTCATCAACGGCTCCAAAGCTTTTATCTCGGGCGCCGGCGCCACCGATGTGCTGGTGCTCATGGCCCGCACGGGCGATGCGCAGTCGGGCGCGCACGGCATCAGCGCGTTTGCCGTGCCCGCCAACACCCCCGGCATCAGCTACGGCAAAAAAGAACACAAGATGGGCTGGAACAGCCAGCCCACGCGCACCATCAGCTTTGACAACGTACGCATCCCCGTCGACCACCTGCTGGGCAGCGAAGGTGAAGGCTTCAAGATCGCCATGAAGGGCCTGGACGGCGGCCGCATCAACATCGCCACCTGCTCGGTGGGCGCGGCGCAAGGCGCGCTGGCGCAAGCGCAGGCCTACATGCAGGAGCGCAAACAGTTTGGCAAAAGCCTGGCGAGCTTTCAGGCCCTTCAGTTCAAGCTGGCCGACATGGCCACCGAACTGGTTGCCGCCCGCCAGATGGTGCGCCTGGCCGCCAGCAAACTCGACGCCGGCGACCCGGATGCATCGACCTACTGCGCCATGGCCAAGCGCTTTGCCACCGATGCGGGCTTTACCGTGTGCAACGAGGCGCTGCAGCTGCACGGCGGCTACGGCTACATCCGCGAATACCCGCTGGAGCGCTTGCTGCGCGACGCGCGCGTGCACCAGATCCTGGAGGGCACGAACGAAATCATGCGCGTCATCATCGCCCGGCGCATGCTCGAGAGCGACGCGCCCGATGCGATTCGCTAG
- a CDS encoding CoA-acylating methylmalonate-semialdehyde dehydrogenase yields the protein MNAPTNVAALAPTVKLLIGGQFVESKTTEWRDVVNPATQQVLARVPFATQDEINAAVASAKEAFKTWKKTPIGARARIFLKLQQLIRENMGELAAILTAEQGKTLPDAEGDVFRGLEVVEHAASIGNLQLGELANNVAGGVDTYTLLQPLGVCAGITPFNFPAMIPLWMFPMAIATGNTFVLKPSEQDPMVTMRLCELALEAGIPPGVLNVIHGGEMAVNAICDHKDIKAVSFVGSTKVGTHVYNRATLAGKRAQCMMGAKNHAIVLPDANKEQTLNAIAGAAFGAAGQRCMALPVVVLVGESQKWIPELVAKAQTLKVNAGTEKGTDVGPVISCAALSRVEGLIERGVLEGAKLELDGRKPQVAGFEKGNFVGPTIFSGVKPGMAIYDQEIFGPVLALVAADDIDQAIEFINENPNGNGTAIFTQSGAAARKFQEEIDVGQVGINVPIPVPVPLFSFTGSRASKLGDLGPYGKQVVMFYTQTKTVTARWFDDSTTSHGVNTTISLK from the coding sequence ATGAACGCACCTACCAACGTGGCCGCACTGGCCCCCACCGTCAAGCTGCTGATCGGCGGCCAGTTCGTCGAATCCAAAACCACCGAGTGGCGCGACGTGGTCAACCCCGCCACGCAGCAGGTGCTGGCCCGTGTGCCCTTTGCCACGCAGGACGAAATCAACGCCGCCGTGGCCTCGGCCAAGGAAGCCTTCAAGACCTGGAAGAAAACCCCCATCGGCGCGCGCGCCCGCATCTTCCTCAAGCTCCAGCAGCTCATCCGTGAAAACATGGGCGAGCTGGCCGCCATCCTGACGGCCGAACAGGGCAAGACACTGCCCGATGCCGAAGGCGACGTGTTCCGTGGCCTGGAAGTGGTTGAACATGCCGCCAGCATTGGCAACCTGCAGCTGGGCGAGCTGGCCAACAACGTGGCCGGCGGCGTGGACACCTACACCCTGCTCCAGCCCCTGGGCGTGTGCGCAGGCATCACCCCGTTCAACTTCCCCGCCATGATTCCGCTGTGGATGTTCCCCATGGCCATTGCCACGGGCAACACCTTCGTGCTCAAGCCCTCCGAGCAAGACCCCATGGTCACCATGCGCCTGTGCGAGCTGGCACTCGAAGCGGGCATCCCTCCCGGCGTGCTGAACGTGATCCACGGCGGCGAAATGGCCGTCAACGCGATCTGCGACCACAAGGACATCAAGGCGGTGTCGTTTGTCGGTTCCACCAAGGTGGGCACCCATGTGTACAACCGCGCCACCCTGGCCGGCAAGCGTGCGCAATGCATGATGGGTGCGAAGAACCACGCCATCGTCCTGCCCGATGCGAACAAGGAACAAACCCTCAATGCCATCGCTGGTGCTGCGTTTGGCGCCGCCGGCCAGCGCTGCATGGCCCTGCCCGTGGTGGTGCTGGTGGGCGAGTCGCAAAAGTGGATTCCCGAGCTGGTCGCCAAGGCCCAAACGCTCAAGGTCAACGCCGGTACCGAAAAGGGCACCGATGTGGGGCCCGTCATCTCCTGCGCCGCCCTCTCGCGTGTGGAAGGCCTGATCGAACGCGGCGTGCTTGAGGGTGCCAAGCTGGAACTCGACGGCCGCAAGCCCCAGGTGGCAGGCTTTGAGAAGGGCAACTTTGTCGGCCCGACGATCTTCTCGGGCGTCAAGCCCGGCATGGCCATTTACGACCAGGAAATCTTTGGCCCCGTGCTGGCCCTGGTAGCCGCCGACGACATCGACCAGGCCATCGAGTTCATCAACGAAAACCCCAACGGCAACGGCACCGCCATCTTCACGCAGTCGGGCGCCGCAGCGCGCAAGTTCCAGGAAGAAATCGACGTCGGCCAGGTCGGCATCAACGTGCCAATCCCCGTGCCGGTGCCGCTGTTCTCGTTCACCGGTTCGCGCGCCTCCAAGCTGGGCGACCTGGGCCCTTACGGCAAGCAAGTGGTAATGTTCTACACCCAGACCAAGACCGTCACGGCCCGCTGGTTTGACGACAGCACCACTTCGCATGGTGTGAACACAACCATTAGCTTGAAGTAA
- a CDS encoding LysR family transcriptional regulator, translating into MDWDNLRFFLELARTGTLAGAARRLGVEHTTVSRRIQALEKQMGATLFAREAGGHRLAEAGRHLLPSVEAMEAAVLGVERAAPTPGGGPSGLVRVGATEGFGTQILAPHLARLTQKHPQLSIDLLALPRMLHLSRREADIVISLERPTRGSVIVARLTDYVLHLYGQRDYLAQTFPVTQREDLCHHAFISYVDDLLFTKELQFLDALHQPERFAFRSTSITAQYEAVRAGAGLAVLPAFLADRDPLLARVLPHEARFTRTFWMSMPAEGKHLARMQAVWGFLKETVQEEGARLVP; encoded by the coding sequence ATGGACTGGGACAACCTGCGCTTTTTTCTGGAACTGGCCCGCACCGGCACGCTGGCGGGCGCAGCGCGGCGCCTGGGCGTGGAGCACACCACCGTGTCGCGCCGCATCCAGGCGCTGGAAAAGCAAATGGGCGCCACCTTGTTCGCTCGCGAGGCGGGGGGCCATCGCCTGGCCGAGGCGGGGCGTCACCTGCTGCCCTCTGTCGAGGCCATGGAGGCAGCGGTGCTGGGGGTGGAGCGTGCGGCCCCCACGCCGGGCGGCGGCCCCTCGGGCCTGGTGCGCGTGGGCGCCACCGAAGGTTTTGGCACCCAGATACTGGCGCCGCACCTGGCGCGCTTGACGCAAAAGCACCCGCAGCTGTCCATTGACCTGCTGGCACTGCCGCGCATGCTGCACCTGAGCCGGCGCGAGGCCGACATCGTCATCTCGCTCGAACGCCCCACGCGCGGCTCGGTCATCGTCGCCCGGCTGACCGACTATGTGCTGCACCTGTATGGTCAGCGCGACTACCTGGCCCAAACGTTTCCCGTGACCCAGCGCGAAGACCTGTGCCACCATGCCTTCATCAGCTATGTGGACGACCTGCTGTTCACCAAGGAGCTGCAGTTTCTCGATGCCCTGCACCAGCCCGAGCGCTTCGCGTTTCGCAGCACCAGCATTACCGCGCAATACGAAGCCGTGCGCGCCGGTGCCGGTTTGGCGGTGCTGCCGGCCTTTCTTGCCGACCGCGACCCCCTCCTCGCGCGCGTGCTGCCGCACGAGGCGCGCTTCACACGCACCTTCTGGATGAGCATGCCGGCCGAGGGCAAGCATTTGGCGCGCATGCAGGCGGTGTGGGGTTTTTTGAAAGAGACGGTGCAGGAAGAGGGAGCAAGATTGGTGCCGTAG